In the Wyeomyia smithii strain HCP4-BCI-WySm-NY-G18 chromosome 2, ASM2978416v1, whole genome shotgun sequence genome, one interval contains:
- the LOC129722406 gene encoding uncharacterized protein LOC129722406: MAPIQRLGVLLLLVNIVIAETSLQPVSSKAADQKEARQNFIGPNRFWPWGWGWGWGWAVAIFVLAIVKGSILLGIFVIWAFFKSFGKAKHGCAPIIIRESPPPYFHHEHHPWDRTESINEYPRVKRSADYTDSALYWTDMVTDLSFSFLGVHSRECRKRFVCEVDVRARNDPMLSFAMNMFGRDIFRRYRSIGDKIANSFEECSKIYNRCKFSGPSITFNVVTGNTDPMQDYDESVQEQLGVASSSVESSDEKASTEEVGAEEETTQATVTTTIGDDVAQKRYAFKRKRYFKLWKK; encoded by the exons ATGGCACCAATTCAACGATTAGGTGTTTTACTGTTACTAGTAAACATAGTGATAGCGGAAACTTCTTTGCAGCCTGTTTCGAGTAAAGCCGCCGATCAAAAGGAAGCTCGGCAAAATTTCATAGGACCGAACAGAT TTTGGCCATGGGGATGGGGATGGGGTTGGGGCTGGGCAGTGGCCATCTTCGTTCTGGCAATCGTGAAAGGCTCAATCCTGCTGGGAATATTCGTAATTTGGGCGTTCTTCAAAAGTTTCGGAAAAGCCAAACATGGATGCGCTCCGATAATTATTCGGGAATCTCCACCGCCGTACTTCCATCACGAGCATCATCCCTGGGATCGGACGGAGAGCATAAACGAGTATCCGCGGGTGAAACGATCCGCGGATTACACGGATTCCGCACTGTACTGGACCGATATGGTAACCGACTTGAGCTTTAGTTTTCTTGGCGTTCACTCGAGGGAGTGCCGGAAGCGATTTGTCTGTGAGGTGGATGTTCGCGCCAGAAACGATCCGATGCTGAGTTTCGCGATGAACATGTTCGGTAGGGATATCTTCCGGCGATATCGATCGATAGGAGATAAAATCGCTAACAGTTTCGAGGAGTGTTCGAAAATATACAATAGGTGTAAATTTAGTGGTCCTTCTATTACGTTCAATGTCGTAACGGGGAATACGGACCCAATGCAGGATTATGACGAGTCAGTGCAGGAGCAACTCGGGGTGGCATCCAGTAGTGTAGAAAGTAGTGATGAAAAAGCTAGCACTGAGGAGGTTGGGGCAGAAGAGGAAACCACCCAAGCGACTGTGACAACGACGATTGGTGACGATGTTGCACAGAAGCGATATGCTTTTAAAAGGAAACGATACTTTAAGTTGTGGAAGAAATAA
- the LOC129722407 gene encoding uncharacterized protein LOC129722407 produces MNGTFEVKVVSTWMLLILCHLAYVYCAKHEAGSRALTQNEKESARLNPVYYAQMWYRTWTFPATLALAWIPIVVVVVYCYLEPALIGAQAIKSQESESGYHGPIIIDGHVESYGSPPLHKWFHKWG; encoded by the exons ATGAACGGAACCTTTGAAGTGAAAGTCGTGAGCACGTGGATGCTTCTGATTCTTTGTCATCTGGCGTACGTTTATTGTGCGAAGCACGAGGCCGGTTCTAGAGCGCTGACGCAGAATGAGAAGGAAAGTGCCCGCCTGAATCCGGTTTATTATGCCCAAATGT GGTACCGAACCTGGACATTTCCGGCGACACTCGCGCTCGCTTGGATACCCATCGTAGTGGTGGTGGTGTACTGTTATTTAGAACCCGCTCTTATTGGCGCCCAAGCTATCAAAAGCCAAGAATCGGAGTCCGGTTATCATGGGCCGATCATAATCGATGGGCACGTTGAAAGTTACGG GTCTCCTCCGCTTCACAAGTGGTTCCACAAATGGGGATAA